A single window of Acanthopagrus latus isolate v.2019 chromosome 1, fAcaLat1.1, whole genome shotgun sequence DNA harbors:
- the clgn gene encoding calmegin, translating to MKLDRGWMWRVLLLSSLAVAAVAAQDNQLEVDLSNMDEDLGLDEEELKVLMAEEEEEEEEEEEATVMDEDHSDETDTASGKSGTDADVSFQVTYKTPVPTGDVHFAETFDDGSLDRWQLSKTVKGDADDEIAKYDGKWSVEQLKENKVPGDQGLVLKSRAKHHAIAAMMDKPFIFQDEPLVLQYEVNFQEGIDCGGAYVKLLTDTEDVNLEQFQDRTPYTIMFGPDKCGEDYKLHFIFRHQNPLNKDLEEKHAKRPDVDLKKFYTDKKTHLYTLVLNPDNSYEMLIDQSSVSRGNLLYDVVPPVNPPKEIDDPNDSKPDDWDERAKIPDPEAVKPDDWDEDAPAKIEDPDALKPEGWLDDEAEFVPDPNAEKPEDWDEEMDGEWEAPQIPNPACETAPGCGEWKRPKINNPQYKGKWKAPLVDNPNYQGVWKPRKISNPEYFEDLQPFRMAPFKAVGLELWSMTSDIYFDNFIITSHKEVADRWASDSWGLKKLVASANEPGIFAQLMLAAEERPWLWVIYILTVGLPVGLTVLFCWPKKSEDDYVYKKVDVPRADVEEEEEEDEEEEEEAAADKEDKAAEETEGAAAAATEEAEEEEEEDEEEEEEEEEEDGGDERGDNLEGEEEEEEEEESKAPERTIEDELKEGGDATEESHKQAVRKRRVRKD from the exons ATGAAGCTGGACAGGGGTTGGATGTGGCGCGTGCTGCTCCTGTCCTCCCTGGCTGTAGCGGCTGTGGCAGCCCAGGACAACCAGTTGGAGGTGGATCTTTCCAACATGGATGAGGATTTGGGCTTGGACGAGGAGGAATTAAAGGTGCTGatggcagaagaggaggaggaggaagaggaggaggaggaggcaacGGTGATGGATGAAGACCACTCTGATGAGACAGACACAGCAAGTGGGAAGTCTGGAACAGATGCAGATGTCTCCTTCCAG GTAACTTACAAGACTCCTGTCCCCACTGGAGACGTCCACTTTGCAGAGACGTTTGACGATGGGTCACTGGACAG ATGGCAGCTATCAAAGACAGTGAAGGGGGATGCAGATGATGAAATCGCCAAATATGATG GTAAGTGGtctgtggagcagctgaaggagaacAAAGTTCCAGGAGACCAGGGTCTGGTGCTCAAGTCCCGGGCCAAACACCATGCGATCGCAGCAATGATGGACAAACCCTTCATCTTCCAGGATGAACCTCTGGTCTTACA GTATGAGGTGAATTTCCAGGAAGGCATCGACTGTGGTGGAGCATACGTCAAACTGCTTACAGACACTGAAGACGTCAATCTG GAGCAATTCCAGGATCGTACACCTTACACCATCATGTTTGGACCAGACAAGTGTGGTGAGGACTACAAGCTACACTTCATCTTCCGCCACCAGAATCCTCTCAACAAAGACCTGGAGGAGAAGCACGCCAAGAGGCCCGATGTTGATCTCAAGAAGTTCTACACTGACAAGAAGACTCACCTCTACACTTTGG TCCTAAACCCAGACAACAGCTACGAAATGTTGATAGACCAATCCAGCGTGAGCCGTGGCAATCTGCTTTACGATGTGGTTCCTCCAGTCAACCCACCCAAAGAGATAGATGATCCAAATGATTCCAAGCCGGACGACTGGGATGAGAGGGCCAAGATACCCGACCCCGAGGCTGTCAAGCCCGATGACTG ggatgAAGATGCTCCAGCAAAAATTGAGGACCCTGACGCTCTGAAGCCAGAGGGCTGGCTGGACGACGAAGCAGAGTTTGTCCCTGACCCGAATGCTGAGAAACCAGAAGACTG ggatgaggagatggatggagagtgGGAAGCCCCACAGATTCCTAACCCAGCCTGTGAGACGGCTCCTGGCTGTGGGGAGTGGAAGCGTCCCAAGATCAACAACCCTCAGTACAAGGGCAAGTGGAAAGCCCCTCTGGTGGACAATCCCAACTATCAG GGAGTCTGGAAGCCGCGTAAGATCAGCAACCCGGAGTATTTTGAGGACCTGCAGCCGTTCAGGATGGCACCTTTCAAGGCTGTGGGCTTGGAGTTGTGGTCCATGACCTCAGATATCTACTTTGACAACTTCATTATCACCTCCCACAAGGAGGTGGCTGACCGCTGGGCCTCTGACAGCTGGGGGCTCAAGAAACTGGTGGCCAGCGCTAACGAG CCAGGGATTTTCGCTCAGCTCATGTTGGCAGCAGAGGAACGACCGTGGCTCTGGGTGATCTACATACTGACAGTCGGCCTGCCTGTAGGACTGACTGTGCTCTTCTGCTGGCCGAAG AAATCAGAGGACGACTACGTGTACAAGAAGGTGGATGTCCCCCGAGCTGAtgtagaagaggaggaagaggaggatgaagaagaagaggaggaggcagcagcagataaGGAAGACAAAGCAGctgaggaaacagagggagcagcagctgCGG CCACAGaagaagctgaggaggaagaggaggaagatgaggaagaagaagaggaggaggaggaggaagatggaggtgATGAGAGAGGTGACAATCTagaaggggaagaggaggaagaggaagaagaggaaagcaAGGCTCCTGAGAGAACAATAGAGGATGAG